The region GTTTTTCGCTCTTATAAATTCGCCAAAAGAAGTGAGATTCTAGTGAGTTTACAGCGTCTAAAATCCAAGCTAAACTCAAATTTATCCCTTTCAAACGTCTTTGGAGTGATAAATAAAATTTCATCAACTACTATTGAAATTTCAGGGCTTCGTCCAAGTATTGGCGATATCGTCCAGATAGTAGCACGCGACAAAAGCAAAAGAGGTCTTGGCATGGTTACCGAGATCAAACAAGACGGAGCTTTTATATCGCCGTTTGGATTTGTCGAGGGCTACAAGATAGGAGATCTTGTCTATCTAAGCGATCAAGGCATGAAAATCCCTGTCGGCGATGCGCTTCTTGGGCGCGTAGTGGATCCATTTATGAGTCCTAAAGACGGCAAGGGAGCTATTTATACCGATGATTTTGCTCCCATCATGAAAGCGCCGATTGACGCTATGAAAAGAGGTCTTATAGATGAGATTTTTAGCGTAGGAGTTAAGAGTATAGACGCGCTTTTAACTTGCGGCAAAGGGCAAAAGCTGGGAATTTTCGCAGGAAGCGGAGTCGGTAAAAGCACTCTAATGGGCATGATCGTAAAAAATTCCGAGGCTCCCGTTAAAGTAGTAGCACTCATTGGCGAAAGAGGTCGCGAAGTGCCTGAATTTATCGAAAAGAACTTACATGGAGATCTAAGCGGTACGGTGCTTGTGGTAGCTACGAGTGATGATAGTCCTCTTATGCGAAAATACGGCGCATTTTGCGCTATGAGTGTGGCAGAATACTTCAAAAACCAAGGCAAAGACGTGCTGTTTATCATGGATAGCGTGACAAGATTTGCCATGGCGCAGCGCGAGATAGGGCTAGCGCTTGGCGAGCCGCCTACATCTAAGGGGTATCCACCTTCCGTGCTTACGCTACTTCCGCAACTAATGGAGCGGGCGGGAAAAGAAGAAGGTAAAGGCTCTATCACGGCATTTTTTACGGTTTTGGTTGATGGCGATGACATGAGCGATCCGATAGCCGATCAAAGCCGCTCCATACTTGACGGACACATCGTGCTAAGCAGGGAACTAACGGACTTTGGAATCTATCCGCCGATAAATATCCTAAATTCAGCTTCGCGTGTAATGAACGATCTAATCACGCCCGAACACAAGGCAAACGTGGCTAAATTTAAAAGATTTTATTCACTTATAAAAGAAAATGAAATTTTGCTTCGTATCGGAGCTTACCAAAAAGGCAACGACAAAGAACTTGATGCGGCGATCTCAAAGCGAGAATTCATCGATAAATTCCTTAAGCAAGACGAAGATGAAGGCTTTAGCTTTGAAAGAAGTCAAGAGATGCTAAAAGAGATAAATTAAGCCTAAAACAGCGCTATAATCTTAGCTTAAAATTTACACTTTAATTTCGTTTTTATCAAATCTACTAAAACCAAATTTATAACTTCCAAACCAAGCAAAGCTTAAAATTTGACTCGTTTCAGAATAAATTTCAAATTTATAGCCTCACTGCTTATGCATAAAAGTCCGATAATAACGCAGCAAAATCCTAAATGTAAAAATTTATAATATAATACTCATTACAAAGAATTTAATATATAGTGGCGCAAGCTAAACCAAACAATACCGACAAATCAATCGAATTTGCGGGACAAAAAGGAGTTTGGTATGAAATTTATACAAAAATACGGTGAAATTTAAGGCATTAAGATGCTGATAATATATCCGTTTTATCTTCTGATCTGCATTTTTATCTTCATATTTGCCATCAAAAAGATGAATTTGAGCAAATTTATAGGCTCTTTTATACTGACAACAGCTCTTTTAACCCCTTGGAGTTTTTATCTAATCGCAAAAATTTTAACCGTTAGCTACTGCAAAACTGCTGAAAATTTTATGTTTGAACTACACGAAAATCCTAGCTTTTTATTTACCGATTATGCGTTATATAACGAGGCTAAATTTTCTTGTGAAAAAGCAGGCAAGCATGCTAGAATCGGATTTGTAAAAAGAGAAAATATAACCGTAATAACCTGCGATCCGGAAGATAAAAATATAATCCCTTTAAGCGGATATAGCCTGTTTGACTTTAACGTAACTGCCGAAAAGATAGGATTTTTACCTCTGATGCAAAATTTTATAGACGGCAAGAGAGTGGTTGTGGTTGATAACAAAAGCCAGAAAAAAGTAGCCTCAAACACATCTATCGTAAATAGCTATCATAGCGCTTTTTTAAATGAAAAAAACGGCGAATTCCTGTTTCAAAGCGGTGAAGCCTGCGGAGATGGACTCGGCTTTTACGAAAAGCTGTTTTATCCAAGATGATTTTATATATCTTATATCTCAAAACTTTATGTTTAAAAGCAACAAAATATAAATTTCTCAAATAAAATTGCGCATTAAGAGAAGTTAAATTCGAGCTATGGTGATTTTATATTGAAATACTTTAAGCTTACACAAGCTCATGACTCTTAAAAAGCATAAAAGCCGTATAAATAAAATAAAGCGAATGAGAAAAATCTTTTGATGGGACAAATCTTTAAAAATTTAAGAGATAAATTATAAAATATCTATAAAATTTAAGAAATTCCAGCCTAAAAGCTTAAAAAAAATTATTAATTTTAAAAGCGCTAAATCTCAGATAATTCGTGCTGGTGACTCAATTGCGAATAATTCATAAATTGATAAAGAATTTCAATATAAATTCAATATCAAAATCATCCCAAATTTGAAAAAATTAAGCCTAAATTTTAAACTAAATTTTATGCAATTTGTTATAATATCCTGAAAAAATAAAAAAGGATAAAATATATCCTAATTAAAAGGCAAAAATTTGAGAGTTTATTTAGATAACAACGCAACTACGATGGTTGATCCCGAAGCTTTTGAGCTTATGAAACCGTTTTATTGCGAAAAATATGGAAACCCAAACTCACTTCACAGATTTGGCAGCGAAACTCACCCTGCTTTGCGCCGCGCAATGGATCAGCTTTATACGGCCTTTAACGCCAGAGATAAAGACGATATCATCGTAACAAGTTGCGCGACAGAGAGTAATAACTGGGTTATAAAAGGCGTATTTTTTGATCATATGTTAAATAAAGACAAAGATCATATCATAATCAGTTCTGTAGAACACCCGGCGACTGGCGCGGCATGCGAATTTTTAAAGCAATTTGGCATAAGAGTAAGCCACATCCCTGTTGATGAAAACGGGCTTTTAGATCCAAACGATTTAAGAAATTTGATAGATGAAAAGACCGCACTTGTAAGCGTAATGTGGGCAAATAACGAAACAGGGACAATTTTTCCGGTTAAGGAGCTTGCGGCTATAGCGCACGAATACGGCGCGCTCTTTCACACCGATGCCACACAAACGGTCGGCAAGATAAAAATAGACGTGCAAGATATAAATATGGATTTTATGAGTTTTTCAGCACACAAATTTCACGGTCCAAAAGGTATCGGTGGTCTTTATATCAAAAATTCTCAGCCGCTTACAAGCCTGCTTCACGGAGGCGAGCATATGGGTGGCAGAAGAAGCGGAACGCTTGACGTAGCAGGTATCGTAGGTATGGCGCAAGCGCTGGAAAATAGCAACAAATTAATGGAATTTGAAAATTTACACGTTAGAAAATTAAGAGACAAACTTGAAGACGCTCTACTTGAAATTCCTGAAATTTCAGTTGTGGGAGATAGGGCTCATCGCTTGCCAAACACTATTTTGGCCGCAGTTAAAGGCGTTGAAGGCGAAGCTATGCTTTGGGATTTAAACCAAGCTGGTATCGCTGCTTCTACAGGTTCTGCTTGTGCGAGCGAAACGCTTGAGAGCAACCCTATAATGGAAGCGATCGGTGCTGACAAGGAGCTTGCACATACGGCTTTAAGGCTATCCCTTTCAAGATTTAACACCGAAGAAGAGATTGATTACGCGATAGTGCATATCAAAAAAGCCGTTGAAAGATTAAGAGCGATTTCAAGTACGTTTGCTTATACGCCGGATTGGCACGTAAGCGGGCTTTAATAAATTTATAAATTTAAAAAGAAGGAGCTGATTTAGCCAAGTTGCTAAACAAGCCTCAAAAGGAATAAAATGGCAAAACACGATTTAATCGGCGGCTCGATTTGGGATGAATACTCACAAAAAGTTCAAGACCTAATGAACAGCCCTCGCAATATGGGACAAATAACTGAAGAAGAAGCAAAAGAGCGTGGCGGTAAACTTATAATCGCCGATTTTGGCGCAGAAAGTTGCGGCGATGCAGTGAGGCTTTATTGGTTGGTTGATGAAAAAACAGATATCATCATGGACGCGAAATTTAAAAGCTTCGGCTGTGGAACGGCTATAGCAAGCTCTGATACTATGGCTGAGCTTTGTATCGGAAAGACGGTCGATGAGGCGGTAAAGATCACAAATATAGACGTGGAAAAGGCGATGAGAGACGATCCTGAAACTCCTGCCGTCCCACCTCAAAAAATGCACTGCTCGGTAATGGCTTATGATGTCATCAAGGCGGCTGCGGCAAGCTATAAGGGAGTAAATCCCGAGGATTTTGAAGATGAGATCATAGTGTGCGAATGCGCCAGAATAAGTCTTGGCACGATTCGCGATGTAATCAGAATGAATGACTTAAAAACGGTCGAAGAGATAACTCAATACACCAAAGCAGGTGCATTTTGTAAATCCTGCATTAAGCCGGGCGGACACGAAAAAAGAGAGTATTATCTGATTGATATCCTAGCAGAAACTAGGGCTCAAATGGAAGCTGAGAAGCTAAAAGCCATCGCGGATGCTAAAATTTCAGGAAACGATAGCGATTTGGCATTTGAAGAACTTACGGTAGTAGGTCAGCTTAAAGCGGTTGAAGCGGTTATAGATGCCGAAATTCGCCCTATGCTTATGATGGACGGCGGAAATATGGAAATTCTTGATATCAAGAAAAACGACAAAGGAATTATCGATATCTACATCCGATATCTTGGGGCTTGCTCGGGATGCGCAAGCGGTTCGGGTGGAACGCTATATGCGATCGAAAACGTGCTACAAGAAAATTTAAGCCAAAATATCAGGGTTTTACCTATTTAATTAATATACACTGACGGCTTTGGAGTTAAATTTGACTTCCAAAAGCCGTCAATCTATCTTTAAATGAGCCAAATTTCTCATTAAATAGCTCAAATTTGAAATAATTTATATAATTAAACCGAATTTAGCTGTCTGAATTTATATTTAAATTTTAAATTTGAAATATTTATTTTAAACATTTTAGTGATAAGATCGCGAATTTACAAAGCTTTTAAAGTATTATCAAAAATCAAATTAAATTATTTTTCTATATAATTTTATTTTAAGTTTTGCCAAAGTTTAGGCTGTTAAGATTTCACGAAGATTTAAAATCGAACTAAAAACAAAGGATTTAACATGTCATTTAGCGCAAGAAATCAACTTCAAGCCGAAATCACTGAAATAAAAACAGGTGTTGTAAATTCACTTATCGTAAGCAAACTCCAAGGCGGAGAGATAGTAAAAGCAACAGTTACAGTCGAGTCTGAAAAAGCCCTTGATCTTAAAGTTGGCAAAAAAGTCGTTTATCTATTTAAAGCCTCAAGCATAATTGTCGCAAAAGGCGAAAATGAGCTTAAATTAAGCGCAACTAATCAAATCAAAGGTAAAGTCGTTAGCGTAAAAGAGGGTGCGGTAAATTCGGAGATAGACATCAAGATAGCAGGCGGAGATAAGCTAAGCGCTATCATCACAAACGAATCCACCAAAAGCTTGGCCCTTAAAGCCGGCGATGATGTAGTTGCGGTTATCAAAGCAAGCCAGATTATTATCGGTGCTTAATTAATATAAAATTTGTCCGTGCAACTTTGTGCGGACTTTCTTTTCATAAATTTATCTTAAATTTAAATTCTAAATTATTAAAATAAAACACAAAATATAACTGATTTATTATTCATTACAAAATATCAAATATAATCTTAAAAATTATTT is a window of Campylobacter sp. CCUG 57310 DNA encoding:
- a CDS encoding molybdopterin-binding protein, producing MSFSARNQLQAEITEIKTGVVNSLIVSKLQGGEIVKATVTVESEKALDLKVGKKVVYLFKASSIIVAKGENELKLSATNQIKGKVVSVKEGAVNSEIDIKIAGGDKLSAIITNESTKSLALKAGDDVVAVIKASQIIIGA
- a CDS encoding iron-sulfur cluster assembly scaffold protein; the encoded protein is MAKHDLIGGSIWDEYSQKVQDLMNSPRNMGQITEEEAKERGGKLIIADFGAESCGDAVRLYWLVDEKTDIIMDAKFKSFGCGTAIASSDTMAELCIGKTVDEAVKITNIDVEKAMRDDPETPAVPPQKMHCSVMAYDVIKAAAASYKGVNPEDFEDEIIVCECARISLGTIRDVIRMNDLKTVEEITQYTKAGAFCKSCIKPGGHEKREYYLIDILAETRAQMEAEKLKAIADAKISGNDSDLAFEELTVVGQLKAVEAVIDAEIRPMLMMDGGNMEILDIKKNDKGIIDIYIRYLGACSGCASGSGGTLYAIENVLQENLSQNIRVLPI
- a CDS encoding NifS family cysteine desulfurase; amino-acid sequence: MRVYLDNNATTMVDPEAFELMKPFYCEKYGNPNSLHRFGSETHPALRRAMDQLYTAFNARDKDDIIVTSCATESNNWVIKGVFFDHMLNKDKDHIIISSVEHPATGAACEFLKQFGIRVSHIPVDENGLLDPNDLRNLIDEKTALVSVMWANNETGTIFPVKELAAIAHEYGALFHTDATQTVGKIKIDVQDINMDFMSFSAHKFHGPKGIGGLYIKNSQPLTSLLHGGEHMGGRRSGTLDVAGIVGMAQALENSNKLMEFENLHVRKLRDKLEDALLEIPEISVVGDRAHRLPNTILAAVKGVEGEAMLWDLNQAGIAASTGSACASETLESNPIMEAIGADKELAHTALRLSLSRFNTEEEIDYAIVHIKKAVERLRAISSTFAYTPDWHVSGL
- the fliI gene encoding flagellar protein export ATPase FliI, whose translation is MSLQRLKSKLNSNLSLSNVFGVINKISSTTIEISGLRPSIGDIVQIVARDKSKRGLGMVTEIKQDGAFISPFGFVEGYKIGDLVYLSDQGMKIPVGDALLGRVVDPFMSPKDGKGAIYTDDFAPIMKAPIDAMKRGLIDEIFSVGVKSIDALLTCGKGQKLGIFAGSGVGKSTLMGMIVKNSEAPVKVVALIGERGREVPEFIEKNLHGDLSGTVLVVATSDDSPLMRKYGAFCAMSVAEYFKNQGKDVLFIMDSVTRFAMAQREIGLALGEPPTSKGYPPSVLTLLPQLMERAGKEEGKGSITAFFTVLVDGDDMSDPIADQSRSILDGHIVLSRELTDFGIYPPINILNSASRVMNDLITPEHKANVAKFKRFYSLIKENEILLRIGAYQKGNDKELDAAISKREFIDKFLKQDEDEGFSFERSQEMLKEIN